A single Campylobacter concisus DNA region contains:
- a CDS encoding phage tail protein yields the protein MIYEKPKNEIFASDAKDGEIVEFPNVKRGWGVTENLGFIPPMEYFNAAFNRVDKSLAYQLQRGVSEWDKDLEYPIGAVVSLNGIIYIAKSQNTNKNPANEATIWDVVATQKWCDNLFVKKSELKDGIPVGSYLLYSSNTNTPDGFLRCDGSALDKNTYSALFEVIGYTYGRINDKFLLPNFADGKFMRSTGGGAATLGAAQQDAINTKKLQIRSITTDNVGNRHIYGTNTTSDFRGVAFTYSNTGSDLEYKSVAGKDNADIFSSTKKADENRPYNMAVAVLIKY from the coding sequence ATGATTTACGAAAAACCAAAAAATGAGATTTTCGCCAGTGACGCAAAAGACGGCGAAATAGTAGAATTCCCAAACGTAAAAAGAGGCTGGGGTGTAACCGAAAATTTAGGCTTTATCCCACCTATGGAATATTTTAACGCCGCTTTTAATCGTGTGGATAAATCACTAGCTTATCAATTACAGCGAGGCGTTAGTGAGTGGGATAAAGATTTAGAATATCCGATCGGAGCAGTTGTGAGCCTAAATGGAATTATCTATATCGCAAAAAGCCAAAACACAAACAAAAACCCAGCAAACGAGGCGACAATTTGGGATGTTGTGGCGACTCAAAAATGGTGTGACAATCTATTTGTAAAAAAATCAGAATTAAAGGACGGCATACCTGTTGGAAGCTATCTTTTATATAGCTCAAACACAAATACTCCAGATGGATTTTTACGTTGTGACGGATCAGCCCTTGATAAAAACACATACTCCGCGCTTTTTGAAGTGATCGGCTACACATACGGACGAATCAACGATAAATTTTTACTACCAAACTTCGCGGATGGAAAATTCATGCGTAGCACCGGTGGTGGTGCTGCAACACTTGGCGCAGCTCAACAAGACGCAATAAATACAAAAAAATTACAAATAAGAAGCATAACAACTGACAATGTTGGCAATAGACACATTTATGGTACTAATACTACTTCAGATTTTAGAGGGGTGGCTTTTACCTACTCAAATACCGGATCAGATTTGGAGTATAAAAGTGTAGCTGGCAAAGACAACGCAGATATTTTTTCATCAACAAAAAAAGCCGACGAAAACCGCCCCTACAATATGGCGGTAGCCGTGTTGATAAAATACTAG
- a CDS encoding DUF7338 family protein translates to MKLNQKQKLQILKNVAIELPIEILHFIVVPIALLACDEKSENLPKWAAWFDENDYGINGDDGWENEHFPNGKNKTYWARLCWLYRNRIGNFSAKYLGVRVEDIDASSVKSVGNTLATENKGAKSTQCLVTCRLKDGRERFGYYREIRYGKSKWYCRIYLGWKLMDICGMNEENKNTYLEADDKKVLKSVWCVNPFKRVRNER, encoded by the coding sequence ATGAAGCTAAACCAAAAGCAAAAACTACAAATTCTTAAAAATGTAGCTATTGAGTTACCTATCGAAATACTACATTTTATCGTAGTGCCTATCGCTCTGCTAGCTTGCGATGAGAAAAGTGAGAATTTGCCTAAATGGGCGGCGTGGTTTGATGAGAACGACTATGGGATAAATGGCGATGATGGCTGGGAAAACGAGCATTTCCCAAATGGCAAAAATAAAACTTATTGGGCTAGACTTTGTTGGCTCTATCGTAATAGGATAGGAAACTTTAGCGCGAAGTATCTAGGCGTCAGGGTTGAAGACATAGATGCAAGCAGTGTTAAAAGCGTCGGTAATACTCTAGCTACAGAAAACAAAGGAGCAAAAAGCACCCAGTGCCTAGTGACTTGTAGGCTTAAAGATGGACGTGAGCGTTTTGGCTACTACCGCGAAATACGTTACGGTAAATCAAAATGGTATTGCCGCATATATCTTGGTTGGAAGCTTATGGATATATGTGGAATGAATGAAGAGAATAAAAACACATATCTTGAAGCAGATGATAAGAAAGTGCTTAAAAGTGTTTGGTGTGTAAATCCATTTAAAAGGGTGCGAAATGAGCGATAA
- a CDS encoding glycoside hydrolase family 108 protein produces the protein MKNFTNAFYTLMSLEFNSPKNALHKNPNEKGLTFMGIYEAAHPNWQGWGQVRAAINAYGDLEKASVALYNDDALVELVGKFYKANYWDAMRLDEINSYQKQAEMFIFGVNAGCKNAIKAAQKVVGVTMDGILGANTLAAINAYNEASFDKDYDRAEIAYYRAIISTNPTLARYERGWINRAEKV, from the coding sequence ATGAAAAATTTTACTAATGCATTTTATACATTAATGAGCTTAGAATTTAACAGCCCTAAAAACGCCCTACACAAAAACCCAAACGAAAAAGGCTTAACTTTTATGGGTATTTATGAAGCTGCTCACCCAAACTGGCAAGGCTGGGGGCAAGTTAGGGCGGCAATCAACGCATACGGTGATCTTGAAAAGGCTAGCGTTGCCCTATATAATGATGACGCCTTAGTTGAGCTTGTAGGTAAATTTTATAAGGCTAACTACTGGGACGCTATGAGGCTTGATGAAATAAACAGCTATCAAAAGCAGGCGGAAATGTTTATATTTGGCGTAAATGCTGGATGCAAAAACGCTATTAAAGCAGCCCAAAAGGTTGTAGGCGTTACAATGGATGGCATTTTAGGCGCTAATACTCTAGCCGCGATAAATGCGTATAATGAAGCTAGTTTTGATAAAGACTACGACCGAGCAGAAATAGCATATTATAGGGCTATTATTTCGACTAATCCGACTTTGGCTAGATATGAAAGAGGCTGGATTAATAGAGCCGAAAAAGTATAA
- a CDS encoding molybdopterin biosynthesis protein MoeB: MMQNFNEKNEFKYGKFNYEKAREITQNCAKFKLDSDEEEMACGGERSCYDCAFRRWSKDSFICMAQASKG, translated from the coding sequence ATGATGCAAAATTTCAATGAGAAAAATGAGTTTAAATATGGTAAATTTAACTACGAAAAAGCACGAGAAATAACCCAAAACTGCGCTAAATTTAAGCTAGATAGCGACGAAGAGGAGATGGCTTGTGGAGGCGAGCGGAGCTGCTATGACTGCGCATTTAGGCGTTGGAGTAAAGATAGCTTCATCTGCATGGCACAAGCTAGCAAAGGCTAA
- a CDS encoding chemotaxis protein, with product MFKVEVIYKFCLVLVLILGLCMLAFSGVNFALGEYNEYLLNTHKIAGSLILLAATLHVINRRKKLVKLMNETMDVLTRSKNPSICNMDRIIASLEPYSITEISQMLGFDEAIFCETLRKNGVKFNDASQTLRQIARMNDEKIFFVLVLIIEAKFGKRFCGELKYKRGGKLKDKKMVA from the coding sequence ATGTTTAAAGTAGAGGTTATTTATAAATTCTGTCTTGTTTTAGTTCTTATTTTAGGGCTTTGTATGCTCGCATTTTCTGGTGTAAATTTTGCACTTGGTGAATATAATGAGTATCTATTAAATACCCATAAAATCGCAGGTTCTTTAATATTGCTTGCTGCAACACTTCATGTTATAAATCGCAGAAAAAAACTAGTAAAGCTAATGAATGAAACAATGGATGTGCTAACACGAAGTAAAAATCCAAGTATTTGCAACATGGACCGAATTATCGCCTCGCTCGAGCCATATAGCATAACTGAAATTTCGCAAATGTTAGGCTTTGACGAGGCTATTTTTTGCGAAACTTTACGTAAAAATGGAGTTAAATTTAATGACGCTAGCCAAACTCTACGCCAGATCGCACGAATGAATGATGAAAAGATATTTTTCGTGCTAGTTCTTATCATTGAGGCGAAATTTGGCAAGAGATTTTGCGGCGAACTAAAGTACAAACGCGGTGGAAAACTTAAAGATAAAAAAATGGTCGCGTAG
- a CDS encoding TonB-dependent siderophore receptor, translating into MKKFLISLVALNLMQPQIFASQSDKILEAVDVVESERRDDANYFAKELVKSTTRLNLTSRQTPQSLTVLTEARLKDQGIKDYQVLLRNVPGVTLNKWDERVYPTARGFKIDYYLLDSMPSFGGFSLGANDMSLLPYERVEVVKGANGLLAGAGNPAASLNFIRKRADSKELKGNFGVSAGSYDRYGVNGDVQTPVNESGSVRARLSFMHEKSHSYMDYYNRKNSAIYGVVDSDIGDNSWLSLGAFYQELRRHGGRWGGMPAFYTDGSRTNFSKNEIFSQPWTRWDIKTLDFYADFKHYFENEASLNLSYSFRRANTDSNLLYYGGRGSLGEVNLDGTGNINGLSAYANKREENIHNVDAYANIPYELANLSHEFVFGAMYNNYKKSSDKVSSYWQQKTTPAGSAYTARSRIDFKNLHLDDPKLPYVDQNNKDKTIQKAFYAANKLSITDELKFLLGARVSYYKYEIEGGKGNRNFTNEITPYLGVTYDIGANHTLYASYTSIFQPQTVKDANDKYLDPIQGKDYEVGIKGEYLDGALQASLGVFKIVQDKLGINTGKKNLATNADIYEAGKGVTSKGVELDINGEITKNLSLSFGATHFNAKDAKGEKYVTDSSRSTANLFAKYEFRDFRVGAGAMYKSKIYKDADKITQKGYTLANLMLGYKFAKNFDVQLNIDNLFNKKYYEGIGKNMMVYGDPRTFNLSFNYNF; encoded by the coding sequence ATGAAAAAATTTTTAATTAGTTTGGTTGCATTAAATTTGATGCAACCTCAAATTTTTGCTAGTCAAAGCGATAAAATTTTAGAAGCAGTCGATGTCGTGGAGAGCGAGCGAAGAGATGATGCAAACTACTTTGCAAAAGAGCTTGTAAAGAGCACAACTAGGCTAAATTTAACCTCTCGTCAAACGCCTCAGTCGCTAACCGTGCTAACAGAAGCAAGACTAAAAGATCAAGGCATCAAGGACTATCAAGTACTTCTTAGAAATGTCCCAGGCGTTACGCTAAACAAATGGGACGAGCGCGTATATCCGACGGCTCGTGGCTTTAAGATAGATTATTACTTGCTTGATTCGATGCCTAGCTTTGGCGGTTTTAGCCTTGGTGCAAACGATATGAGCTTGCTGCCTTATGAAAGAGTTGAAGTGGTAAAAGGGGCAAATGGCCTACTTGCAGGCGCTGGCAACCCAGCTGCAAGCTTAAATTTCATAAGAAAAAGGGCAGACTCAAAGGAGCTAAAAGGAAATTTTGGCGTAAGTGCTGGCTCATACGATAGATATGGCGTAAATGGCGATGTGCAAACGCCTGTAAATGAGAGCGGAAGCGTCAGAGCGAGGCTTTCATTTATGCATGAGAAGTCGCACTCTTATATGGATTATTACAACCGAAAAAATAGCGCGATTTACGGCGTCGTAGATAGCGACATAGGCGATAACTCATGGCTTAGCCTTGGTGCGTTTTATCAAGAGCTAAGACGCCACGGGGGTAGATGGGGCGGTATGCCAGCATTTTACACAGATGGCTCTAGGACAAATTTTAGTAAAAATGAAATTTTCTCTCAGCCTTGGACTAGATGGGATATAAAAACGCTTGATTTCTACGCTGATTTTAAGCACTACTTTGAAAATGAAGCGAGCTTAAATTTAAGCTACTCATTTAGGCGCGCAAATACTGATTCAAATTTACTTTATTACGGCGGAAGAGGTAGCCTAGGAGAAGTAAATTTAGACGGTACTGGCAATATAAACGGTCTTAGCGCTTATGCAAACAAAAGAGAGGAGAACATCCACAACGTAGATGCATACGCAAATATCCCTTACGAGCTAGCAAATTTATCCCATGAGTTTGTCTTTGGCGCTATGTATAACAACTATAAAAAAAGTAGCGATAAGGTAAGTAGCTACTGGCAACAAAAGACCACACCAGCTGGGAGTGCTTATACAGCTAGAAGTAGGATAGACTTTAAAAATTTACACCTTGATGATCCAAAACTCCCTTACGTAGATCAAAACAATAAAGACAAAACGATACAAAAGGCATTTTACGCGGCAAATAAACTATCAATCACCGATGAGCTTAAATTTTTGCTAGGTGCCAGGGTGAGCTACTACAAATACGAGATCGAGGGTGGTAAAGGCAATAGAAATTTCACAAATGAGATCACACCATATCTTGGCGTCACTTACGACATCGGAGCAAACCACACTCTATATGCTAGCTACACGAGCATATTTCAACCTCAAACCGTAAAAGATGCAAATGACAAATATCTTGATCCGATCCAAGGCAAGGACTATGAAGTGGGCATCAAAGGCGAGTATCTTGACGGGGCGCTTCAAGCAAGTCTTGGTGTCTTTAAGATCGTGCAAGACAAGCTTGGCATAAACACTGGCAAGAAAAATCTAGCGACAAATGCTGACATATATGAAGCTGGCAAGGGCGTGACAAGCAAGGGCGTCGAGCTAGATATAAACGGCGAGATCACTAAAAACTTAAGCCTAAGCTTTGGTGCAACGCACTTTAACGCAAAAGATGCCAAAGGTGAAAAATATGTCACCGACTCATCAAGAAGCACGGCAAATTTATTTGCAAAGTATGAATTTAGGGACTTTAGAGTAGGAGCTGGGGCTATGTATAAGAGTAAAATTTACAAAGACGCAGATAAAATCACACAAAAAGGCTACACTTTGGCTAATTTAATGCTTGGTTATAAATTTGCTAAAAACTTTGATGTACAGCTAAATATCGACAATCTCTTTAACAAAAAATACTACGAGGGTATCGGCAAAAATATGATGGTTTATGGCGATCCACGCACATTTAATCTCAGCTTTAACTACAATTTTTAA
- a CDS encoding PepSY-associated TM helix domain-containing protein translates to MWLIEHNDSKKEWKFIYFDAFSGKIKSEPLAHDEGFFGVLTELHESLFLGKSGHVILTLTAIFTFFICISGFVIYRKFWLTLLRLRVNRLNVFMSDIHKMIGIFSTPILLLICISGVWWEFQMARMPEFKNDFVIDAKIYNKNLSLDELVARSKNDLAGFEPHFISLPFMQGANIRLFGYVKDQNFLHNEYSSILTYDKDNGELVSILDIKNANLSEEILSAFRKSHFGNYNQTTKFIWFIVGISPLVLSISGLYLWIKRNFKRRKNEKIFN, encoded by the coding sequence ATTTGGCTAATCGAGCATAACGACAGCAAAAAAGAGTGGAAATTTATCTATTTTGATGCTTTTAGTGGCAAGATAAAGAGCGAGCCACTCGCACACGACGAGGGATTTTTTGGAGTTTTAACCGAGCTTCATGAGTCGCTATTTCTAGGAAAGAGCGGTCATGTTATCCTTACTTTAACCGCTATTTTTACGTTTTTTATCTGCATAAGTGGTTTCGTGATTTATAGAAAATTTTGGCTGACACTACTTAGGCTTCGTGTAAATAGGCTAAATGTTTTTATGAGCGACATTCATAAAATGATAGGAATTTTTTCTACGCCTATTTTACTACTCATTTGCATAAGTGGTGTTTGGTGGGAATTTCAAATGGCGCGCATGCCAGAGTTTAAAAATGACTTCGTTATAGATGCAAAAATTTATAATAAAAACCTATCTCTTGACGAGCTGGTAGCCCGCTCAAAAAATGATCTTGCTGGCTTTGAGCCACACTTCATCTCATTGCCTTTTATGCAAGGAGCAAATATACGCCTTTTTGGCTATGTAAAAGATCAAAATTTCTTGCATAACGAATATTCAAGCATATTAACTTACGATAAAGATAACGGCGAATTAGTAAGCATTTTGGACATAAAAAATGCAAATCTAAGTGAAGAAATTCTCTCAGCATTTAGAAAATCGCACTTTGGAAACTACAACCAAACTACAAAATTTATCTGGTTTATAGTGGGCATCTCGCCGTTAGTTTTGAGCATCTCAGGGCTTTATTTGTGGATTAAAAGAAATTTTAAAAGGAGAAAAAATGAAAAAATTTTTAATTAG
- a CDS encoding sel1 repeat family protein, translated as MKKSILFLAFTLLSLNANWDINVQECINKSNAKACESFTKKLSSECENKDKISCFIYADMLGRGLGIEKDTQKSFEIFKSLCDDGSSEACYELATKYLQGNHTE; from the coding sequence ATGAAAAAATCCATTTTGTTTTTAGCATTTACACTTCTATCTTTGAATGCAAACTGGGATATAAATGTGCAAGAGTGCATTAATAAAAGTAACGCTAAAGCTTGCGAGAGTTTTACAAAAAAGCTTTCAAGTGAATGTGAAAATAAAGATAAAATTTCTTGCTTTATCTATGCAGATATGCTAGGGCGTGGTCTTGGCATAGAAAAAGATACGCAAAAATCTTTTGAGATATTTAAATCACTCTGTGATGACGGCAGCAGTGAAGCTTGCTATGAGCTAGCGACAAAGTATCTTCAAGGAAATCACACTGAGTAA
- a CDS encoding ABC transporter permease — protein sequence MNNLFLIAKLDVKESFRSRWFVIYAALFSALMIGFLFSGVTDSRVLGFSGLTRALLLFIQICVIIVPIFILISTVRSINQDRDTNLLEYILSFPLSLREYYFGKALGRTFVVFVPLLFALLLCVVVGFIKGVAIPWSVLTLYFGLLFSLSIIFLSLGFFISSVIKNQETGQGVAFLLWLIMLAFIDLALIGLLMRSSVDEYVIYAIAILNPIELFRIAALSLFDPNLAVIGTASYFILSTFPKATFVAYAIIYPLVLGIILLVCGYFAFSKKDLV from the coding sequence GTGAATAATCTTTTTTTAATAGCAAAGCTTGATGTAAAAGAGTCTTTTCGCTCAAGATGGTTTGTGATATATGCTGCGCTTTTTTCTGCTTTGATGATAGGATTTTTATTTAGTGGAGTGACTGACTCACGTGTACTCGGCTTTTCTGGGCTTACTAGAGCACTGCTTTTGTTTATTCAAATTTGCGTCATCATTGTGCCTATTTTTATTCTCATTTCAACTGTAAGAAGCATAAATCAAGATAGAGATACAAATTTGCTTGAGTACATCCTTAGTTTCCCGCTAAGTCTTAGAGAGTATTACTTTGGTAAGGCACTGGGCCGTACATTTGTTGTTTTTGTGCCACTTTTGTTTGCTCTTTTGCTTTGCGTGGTGGTTGGTTTTATAAAAGGTGTTGCGATACCTTGGAGTGTATTAACACTTTATTTTGGACTACTTTTTAGCTTAAGTATCATTTTTTTATCGCTTGGATTTTTTATCTCAAGCGTGATTAAAAATCAAGAGACAGGCCAAGGCGTAGCGTTTTTACTTTGGCTTATAATGCTAGCATTTATTGATCTAGCATTAATTGGACTTCTTATGCGAAGTTCAGTCGATGAGTATGTCATTTACGCTATTGCCATACTAAATCCGATAGAGCTTTTCAGGATAGCAGCGCTTAGTCTTTTTGATCCAAATTTGGCAGTTATCGGTACTGCATCTTATTTTATTTTAAGCACCTTTCCAAAAGCGACATTTGTAGCTTACGCGATTATTTATCCGCTCGTACTAGGCATTATTTTGCTAGTTTGTGGCTATTTCGCCTTTAGTAAAAAAGATTTGGTTTGA
- a CDS encoding ABC transporter ATP-binding protein, with amino-acid sequence MIDIKEVTKIFGSQRILDNVSLNVKSGEKIAILGQNGAGKSSLMRIILGEFIPNSGSIAINGVNTLKDRKGALKFISFVPQTPPPLKFNLRELCEFVCKSSNVKFEDIEKFSKLLELDLHANLNKPFYKLSGGMKQKMLIAIAFAKDSEILMFDEPTANLDVKARLSFKNLLDNFTQNKTLVFISHRIDEIANLLDRCVYMDLGKIIKEENLRSKSE; translated from the coding sequence TTGATAGATATAAAAGAAGTAACTAAAATTTTTGGCTCGCAAAGGATACTTGATAATGTTAGCCTAAACGTAAAATCTGGTGAAAAAATAGCAATACTTGGACAAAATGGAGCTGGCAAAAGCTCGCTCATGCGTATCATTTTAGGCGAGTTTATCCCAAATAGCGGAAGTATCGCGATAAATGGTGTAAATACTCTAAAAGATAGAAAAGGGGCTTTGAAATTTATCTCATTTGTGCCACAAACCCCACCACCACTTAAATTTAACCTACGCGAGCTTTGTGAGTTTGTTTGTAAAAGCTCAAATGTAAAATTTGAAGATATTGAGAAATTTAGCAAGCTTTTAGAGCTTGATCTGCATGCAAATTTAAATAAGCCATTTTATAAGCTCTCTGGCGGCATGAAACAAAAGATGTTAATAGCAATCGCATTTGCTAAGGATAGTGAAATTTTGATGTTTGATGAGCCAACGGCAAATCTTGACGTGAAAGCAAGGCTTTCTTTTAAAAATTTACTTGATAACTTCACGCAAAACAAAACACTTGTTTTTATTTCACACCGTATCGATGAGATAGCAAATTTATTAGATAGATGCGTCTATATGGATCTTGGCAAGATCATCAAAGAAGAAAATTTAAGGAGCAAGAGTGAATAA
- a CDS encoding NapH/MauN family ferredoxin-type protein, which yields MDKYNTRATIRNVSFLSTLITTTKDGKRRPSIRFWRIFTIVLVHLLFVLSYRVDIQILEGDISASRIFGFHLADAFMSLQVFLATHEIHVNLIIGSLSILAFYIIFGGRGFCSWICPYSLISEIAEKIHENLRAKKIVKPRVFDTKWRYVFTILFLTLSFASASLTFEIFNVVGIFSRFIIYGYFHAIWFVVAMLMVEIFFSRRAWCRYVCPIGATYSVLAKPNAIKVSWDKEKCDHCLVCTDVCLVPHVLFMTKKGAKLDESKNIFRIAGADCTLCGRCIDVCHQDALKFDNGFKKLI from the coding sequence ATGGACAAATATAACACTCGTGCGACGATTAGAAATGTAAGCTTTCTAAGCACGTTAATCACAACTACAAAAGATGGCAAAAGGCGTCCTAGTATACGTTTTTGGCGCATTTTTACCATCGTTTTAGTTCATCTTTTATTTGTGCTTTCATATAGAGTTGATATACAAATTTTAGAAGGCGACATCAGTGCGTCAAGGATATTTGGTTTTCACTTGGCAGATGCTTTTATGAGCCTGCAAGTATTTCTAGCGACGCATGAAATCCATGTAAATTTAATAATTGGCTCACTTAGTATCTTGGCCTTTTATATCATTTTTGGCGGCAGAGGCTTTTGCTCTTGGATCTGTCCTTATTCGTTAATAAGTGAAATAGCTGAGAAGATCCATGAAAATTTACGCGCCAAAAAGATAGTAAAACCACGAGTTTTTGACACAAAGTGGCGATATGTTTTTACCATTTTATTTTTAACCCTTAGCTTTGCTAGTGCAAGCCTTACATTTGAAATTTTTAATGTTGTTGGGATTTTTTCAAGATTTATTATCTATGGCTATTTTCATGCTATTTGGTTTGTTGTGGCTATGCTTATGGTTGAAATTTTCTTCTCACGTAGAGCTTGGTGTAGATATGTCTGTCCTATTGGAGCTACTTACTCGGTGCTAGCTAAACCAAATGCCATAAAAGTTAGCTGGGATAAAGAAAAATGTGATCACTGCTTAGTTTGCACTGATGTTTGTCTAGTGCCTCACGTACTTTTTATGACAAAAAAGGGAGCAAAGCTTGACGAGAGCAAAAATATCTTTAGGATAGCTGGCGCTGATTGTACGCTTTGTGGTAGGTGTATTGATGTGTGTCATCAAGATGCGCTGAAATTTGACAACGGCTTTAAAAAACTCATATAA
- a CDS encoding c-type cytochrome, with amino-acid sequence MKVGKIITIILAVAICGIMVFMLSQTPPKKEKVATNAQPKVEQNFTKEQPKSSEEFASEDELKKVKELSLSVAKVHNEGVSKQYLTTCAPCHGANAKGIVAPDITHLSKDELLKKLADYKAGKVQNSLMKGLLTNVSDSELESLADEISKFKK; translated from the coding sequence ATGAAAGTAGGAAAGATTATAACCATTATTTTAGCAGTAGCAATTTGCGGTATCATGGTATTTATGTTAAGCCAGACTCCGCCTAAAAAGGAAAAAGTAGCAACTAATGCTCAGCCAAAAGTAGAGCAAAATTTTACAAAAGAGCAGCCAAAGTCTAGTGAAGAATTTGCTAGCGAAGATGAGCTAAAAAAGGTAAAAGAGCTAAGTCTAAGTGTGGCTAAAGTGCACAATGAAGGCGTTAGCAAGCAGTATCTAACAACTTGTGCTCCGTGTCATGGTGCAAATGCAAAAGGTATCGTTGCTCCTGATATAACGCATCTAAGTAAGGATGAATTGCTTAAAAAGCTAGCTGATTATAAAGCTGGCAAGGTGCAAAACTCGCTTATGAAGGGGCTACTTACAAATGTTAGTGATAGCGAGCTTGAAAGTCTTGCAGATGAAATTTCTAAATTTAAAAAGTAA
- a CDS encoding c-type cytochrome has product MRLITSLVAAALLFVGCEKSDDKAQKAASEQPINVATSASIKVEKKENNQSTNKQNDFIKYDMHGEKSVKFGLEDNNVSRQIGALAMVRTPLQTINLRLIKGRLSKNFITKCSACHDDYANGIIGPSLLTKSENEIYTMINAYKNKEKVNVLMRDLVKKMDDIEIRNLAKEISDFNTQFRSK; this is encoded by the coding sequence ATGAGATTAATAACGTCTTTAGTGGCTGCTGCTTTGCTATTTGTCGGCTGTGAAAAGAGCGATGACAAAGCGCAAAAAGCAGCTAGCGAGCAACCAATAAATGTAGCCACGAGCGCTAGCATAAAGGTTGAAAAAAAAGAAAATAATCAAAGTACAAATAAACAAAATGACTTCATAAAATACGATATGCACGGCGAAAAGAGCGTAAAATTTGGACTTGAAGATAATAACGTAAGCCGTCAAATCGGTGCTTTAGCGATGGTAAGAACCCCTCTTCAAACTATAAATTTAAGACTTATAAAGGGCAGACTTAGCAAAAATTTCATTACAAAATGCTCAGCTTGTCACGATGATTATGCAAATGGCATCATCGGGCCATCACTCTTAACAAAAAGTGAAAATGAAATTTATACAATGATAAATGCTTATAAAAATAAAGAGAAAGTCAATGTTTTAATGCGAGACCTTGTTAAAAAAATGGATGATATTGAAATCAGAAATTTAGCTAAAGAAATCAGTGATTTTAATACACAATTTAGGAGCAAATAA
- a CDS encoding 4Fe-4S dicluster domain-containing protein, with translation MDRRKFIILGSVAAAAGYGIGKILPKSSGDKLYLRPPGAVDDFDDLCVKCGQCVQVCPYHSISLLDIKDGYSNGTAYIDPKKRGCYLCDLFPCVLACPSGALDHATKVVDDVKMGVAVLSNANACMCLKREKLSEDSVEDLLVRKVYNDREETEKDKIKGKIGQICDLCASICPVGDSAIVMSESNLPLIKHGCVGCGVCAEVCPVKIINIAPKMSYDEIYKEKE, from the coding sequence GTGGATAGAAGAAAATTTATAATCTTAGGCTCAGTCGCAGCTGCCGCAGGATATGGCATAGGTAAAATTTTGCCAAAAAGTAGCGGCGATAAACTCTATCTTAGACCACCAGGCGCGGTTGATGACTTTGATGATCTTTGTGTCAAATGTGGTCAGTGTGTGCAGGTATGCCCTTATCACAGTATAAGTTTGCTTGATATAAAAGATGGATATTCAAATGGTACAGCATACATAGATCCTAAAAAGAGAGGTTGCTATTTATGTGATCTTTTCCCATGTGTGCTCGCCTGTCCAAGTGGTGCGTTAGATCATGCTACAAAAGTTGTTGATGATGTGAAAATGGGTGTTGCTGTCTTGAGTAATGCAAATGCCTGTATGTGCCTAAAAAGAGAAAAACTAAGCGAAGATAGTGTTGAAGATTTGCTTGTTCGCAAAGTTTATAACGATAGGGAAGAGACAGAAAAAGATAAGATAAAAGGCAAAATCGGTCAAATTTGTGACCTTTGCGCCAGCATTTGCCCAGTTGGCGATAGTGCAATAGTAATGAGTGAATCAAATTTGCCACTCATAAAGCATGGCTGCGTTGGGTGTGGGGTGTGTGCTGAGGTTTGCCCTGTAAAAATTATAAATATTGCCCCAAAAATGAGTTATGATGAAATTTATAAGGAGAAAGAATGA